A genome region from Chitinophagales bacterium includes the following:
- a CDS encoding nucleoside-diphosphate kinase gives MASNITLTMIKPDAVADGFTGKILDQIIAAGYKIQAMKLTRLSKEKAEEFYAIHKERPFFGELVAFMTEGPIVAAVLEKENAVEDFRKLIGATNPANAEEGTIRKLYAKNIERNAIHGSDSNENAAIEAAFHFSGVERF, from the coding sequence ATGGCTTCAAACATTACACTTACCATGATAAAACCCGATGCGGTTGCAGATGGTTTTACCGGAAAAATATTAGACCAAATTATTGCTGCCGGTTACAAAATTCAAGCAATGAAACTTACACGTCTTTCTAAAGAAAAAGCGGAAGAGTTTTATGCTATTCACAAAGAACGTCCGTTTTTTGGAGAATTGGTTGCCTTTATGACCGAAGGTCCAATTGTGGCTGCTGTTCTTGAAAAAGAAAACGCAGTAGAAGATTTTAGAAAACTAATTGGAGCCACCAATCCTGCCAACGCAGAAGAAGGAACAATTAGAAAACTATATGCTAAAAATATTGAGCGCAATGCTATACACGGTAGCGACAGCAATGAGAATGCAGCTATTGAAGCAGCATTCCACTTTAGCGGAGTAGAGCGCTTCTAA
- a CDS encoding T9SS type A sorting domain-containing protein, translating to MKQIVAFAMALSLFSTTVYSQCTETQIPKVLLVGDSWAFFMSVDGTINNALTKWGHSGFKFVSNSTVAENGAETDDFLTATKQNEIRKLLNDNPSIEVVHLSIGGNDILGSWKVSYSQSKTDSLKQDVSARLIQVIDFIKSCRPGIKIFWSGYCYPNFGEVIPTSGLGNNHPFNGTWQKMENPDFITINSLLNDFSDAVDSFAQTDPQVDFVKATGLMQYTFGQLQPLGVAPSGTYPAFSVPLPEGDPNYPSPKNSMRDYLITKDCFHLSPQGFLDLIEYHTQKFYHKYLMDDKYYLPEGNGNSGTVSSAGTVADSLVMGEDAGEKFAMVLSFNTTDMADTTLSKASIFLRRKSLSGTNPIGNNLEVKVKSGNFGASAIVEAADFTDSGNAAGTPCLFGSNGGNNHWIRLDIPASLFPYINKNASTQFVVSAPTATGGKVVFYDGSNPELAPVLNLTYNNPTVGLKEIYSNAVLNIYPNPAGNMLYVTTNAATVETVEISDMLGRKVLHQQLLNNAPVDITALGTGVYFVSVKTASGTLSKKFVKQ from the coding sequence ATGAAGCAGATTGTAGCTTTTGCAATGGCACTGAGCTTATTTTCTACCACTGTTTATTCGCAATGTACCGAAACACAAATTCCCAAAGTTTTGTTGGTGGGCGATAGTTGGGCGTTTTTTATGAGTGTGGATGGCACTATCAATAATGCATTGACGAAGTGGGGACATTCGGGGTTTAAGTTTGTGAGTAATTCTACGGTAGCAGAAAATGGTGCTGAAACAGATGATTTTCTTACAGCAACGAAGCAAAATGAAATTAGAAAGTTGTTGAACGATAATCCTTCTATTGAAGTAGTGCATTTAAGCATTGGAGGCAACGATATTTTGGGGAGTTGGAAAGTGAGTTATTCGCAAAGCAAAACAGATTCGTTGAAGCAAGATGTTTCTGCTCGCCTTATTCAGGTAATAGATTTTATTAAGAGTTGTCGCCCGGGAATTAAAATTTTTTGGAGCGGCTATTGCTATCCAAATTTTGGAGAAGTAATTCCAACCTCGGGTTTGGGAAACAATCATCCATTTAATGGTACTTGGCAAAAAATGGAAAATCCGGATTTTATTACCATCAATAGTTTGCTAAACGACTTTTCTGATGCTGTTGATAGTTTTGCTCAAACAGATCCGCAAGTGGACTTTGTAAAAGCTACGGGCTTAATGCAATATACATTTGGGCAGTTGCAACCGCTGGGCGTTGCTCCGAGCGGAACTTATCCTGCATTTTCTGTTCCACTACCGGAAGGAGATCCCAATTATCCATCGCCTAAAAATTCTATGCGCGATTATTTAATTACCAAAGATTGTTTTCACCTTTCGCCCCAAGGATTTTTAGATTTAATTGAGTATCACACACAAAAATTTTACCATAAATATTTAATGGACGATAAGTACTATTTGCCTGAAGGAAATGGCAATTCGGGTACTGTTTCCTCTGCAGGAACTGTGGCAGATAGTTTGGTAATGGGAGAAGATGCAGGCGAAAAGTTTGCAATGGTACTTTCGTTTAACACTACCGATATGGCAGATACTACACTTTCTAAGGCAAGTATATTTTTAAGAAGGAAGAGTTTGAGCGGTACCAATCCTATTGGCAATAATTTAGAGGTAAAAGTAAAAAGCGGAAACTTTGGAGCTTCGGCAATAGTAGAAGCAGCAGATTTTACAGATAGCGGCAATGCTGCCGGAACGCCTTGTTTGTTTGGTTCTAATGGTGGCAATAATCACTGGATTCGCTTAGATATTCCGGCTTCACTTTTCCCATACATTAATAAAAATGCGTCCACTCAATTCGTAGTTAGTGCACCTACCGCCACAGGTGGAAAAGTGGTATTCTATGACGGAAGCAATCCGGAACTGGCTCCTGTTTTAAACCTTACCTATAATAATCCAACTGTAGGCTTAAAAGAAATTTATAGCAATGCAGTTTTAAATATTTATCCTAATCCGGCAGGCAATATGCTATATGTAACTACCAATGCAGCTACCGTAGAAACTGTAGAAATAAGCGATATGCTTGGAAGAAAAGTACTGCACCAACAATTGCTTAACAATGCGCCAGTTGATATTACAGCATTGGGAACAGGCGTATATTTTGTTTCGGTAAAAACAGCATCGGGTACATTAAGTAAAAAGTTTGTGAAGCAATAG
- a CDS encoding bifunctional 5,10-methylene-tetrahydrofolate dehydrogenase/5,10-methylene-tetrahydrofolate cyclohydrolase (catalyzes the formation of 5,10-methenyltetrahydrofolate from 5,10-methylenetetrahydrofolate and subsequent formation of 10-formyltetrahydrofolate from 5,10-methenyltetrahydrofolate), whose translation MKLIDGKGVADSIKNSIAAEVKILVDGGKRAPHLAAILVGNDGGSLTYVGHKVKACEQVGFQSTLLHFEDNITEEFLLKEVEKLNNNPEIDGFIVQLPLPKHIDADKVLLAVKPEKDVDGFHPVNVGKLTLGLPTFVSATPLGITKLLEHYNIETSGKEVVVIGRSNIVGRPASILLSNQSNTGNATVTVCHSRTKNLKERTLQADIIIAALGKPEFLTADMVKEGAVVIDVGTTRVADATKKSGFSLKGDVKFSEVAPKCSYITPVPGGVGPMTVVSLLLNTLQAAKGK comes from the coding sequence ATGAAACTTATTGATGGTAAAGGTGTTGCCGATTCTATTAAAAATTCAATTGCAGCAGAGGTGAAAATACTGGTTGATGGCGGAAAAAGAGCGCCACATTTAGCAGCAATTTTGGTGGGAAACGATGGCGGAAGCCTCACCTATGTAGGGCATAAAGTAAAGGCATGCGAGCAGGTTGGGTTTCAATCTACCTTGCTTCATTTTGAAGATAACATCACAGAGGAGTTCTTGCTGAAAGAAGTAGAGAAGTTGAATAATAATCCTGAAATAGATGGGTTTATAGTGCAACTTCCGCTGCCCAAGCATATTGATGCCGATAAGGTGCTGCTTGCCGTAAAGCCGGAAAAAGATGTAGATGGATTTCATCCGGTAAATGTGGGAAAGCTAACTTTAGGTTTGCCAACGTTTGTAAGTGCTACTCCATTGGGAATTACCAAACTATTGGAGCATTACAATATAGAAACATCGGGAAAAGAAGTGGTGGTAATTGGCAGGAGCAATATTGTGGGGCGCCCGGCAAGTATATTGTTGAGCAACCAAAGCAATACCGGCAATGCTACTGTAACGGTTTGCCATAGCAGAACAAAAAATTTAAAAGAGCGCACATTGCAAGCCGATATAATTATTGCAGCACTCGGTAAACCGGAGTTTCTTACGGCAGATATGGTAAAAGAAGGAGCAGTGGTAATAGATGTAGGTACTACGCGTGTTGCAGATGCTACCAAAAAATCGGGTTTTAGCTTAAAGGGCGATGTAAAATTTAGCGAGGTAGCGCCCAAATGCAGCTATATTACACCTGTGCCGGGCGGAGTGGGGCCAATGACGGTGGTTTCGCTATTGCTCAATACCTTGCAAGCAGCAAAAGGGAAATAA